In Chloracidobacterium sp., the following proteins share a genomic window:
- a CDS encoding oligosaccharide flippase family protein, with translation MKQEPKRSLREQSAWLLAAKVTGFALSFFLPLLIVRYLAQDKVGVYRESFQVITNAVIILSMGFAMSAYYYLAREKERRGPAVLNILLFNFVMGGLACLTLFFFPQIIGNIFRSQELTHLAPKIGVVIWIWIFSSFLDTVAIANQEARVATVFIIAAQFTKTLLMASAVFAFATVEAFIYAAMVQGLLQTLILIYYLRSRFPGFWRGFDLAFFREQMAYAIPFGLTGILWMAQSDIHNYFVGYKFSSAEFAIYAYGCFEIPLIAMLSESVTSVLIPRMNELQQANDRDEMIRLTARAMHKLALVYFPIYVFLMITSKTFIITLFTQNYAASASVFAVNLTLLPFSILITDPIVRSYKELGRLFLLTRVLVLAALICVLYYGLGHFGLTGMITTAVGAILVEKLIAETMVIRKLGLGLKHLPLLRNVGKTAVVAAFAGLVTYVVYTNLKDYLLSVGEHFAAETLHTTQLAALNFVGGSLVLLISGLVFVPIYLIAANLLGLIEDSEKQAVMKMIRRFIPRRGDEPLPETR, from the coding sequence ATGAAGCAGGAACCAAAAAGATCATTGCGTGAACAAAGTGCTTGGCTGCTTGCGGCCAAGGTCACGGGTTTTGCGCTCAGCTTCTTTCTGCCGCTGCTGATCGTCCGTTATCTTGCGCAGGACAAGGTCGGCGTTTATCGCGAGTCATTTCAGGTGATCACGAACGCGGTCATCATCCTGTCAATGGGCTTTGCGATGAGCGCGTACTATTACCTTGCCCGCGAAAAAGAACGCCGCGGCCCCGCGGTATTGAACATCCTGCTCTTCAATTTTGTGATGGGCGGCCTAGCCTGCCTGACGCTATTCTTCTTCCCGCAGATCATTGGGAACATCTTTCGCAGCCAGGAGTTGACGCATCTCGCTCCAAAGATCGGCGTCGTTATCTGGATCTGGATATTCTCGAGCTTCCTTGATACGGTCGCCATCGCCAATCAGGAGGCCCGTGTCGCGACCGTGTTTATCATTGCGGCGCAGTTTACAAAAACACTGCTCATGGCGAGCGCGGTGTTTGCGTTCGCCACTGTCGAAGCTTTTATCTATGCCGCGATGGTGCAGGGCCTGCTGCAAACTCTCATCCTGATCTACTATCTGCGATCACGCTTCCCCGGATTCTGGCGCGGTTTCGATCTTGCTTTCTTCCGTGAACAGATGGCCTACGCAATTCCGTTCGGCCTGACAGGCATCCTTTGGATGGCTCAGAGCGATATTCATAACTATTTTGTTGGTTATAAATTCTCATCGGCCGAGTTTGCGATCTACGCTTACGGCTGTTTCGAGATACCGCTGATCGCAATGCTGTCTGAATCGGTCACGTCTGTGCTGATCCCACGCATGAACGAGTTGCAGCAGGCGAATGACCGCGACGAGATGATCCGGCTGACTGCCCGGGCGATGCACAAATTGGCGCTTGTTTACTTCCCTATCTACGTCTTTCTGATGATCACGTCGAAGACGTTCATCATTACGCTGTTTACGCAAAACTATGCGGCGAGTGCCTCGGTCTTTGCGGTCAATCTGACGCTGCTGCCCTTCAGCATTCTGATCACCGACCCGATCGTGAGGTCTTATAAGGAGCTCGGCCGACTATTCCTGCTGACCAGGGTCCTCGTGCTTGCGGCCCTTATCTGCGTCCTCTATTACGGCCTAGGCCACTTCGGCCTGACCGGAATGATCACGACTGCCGTCGGTGCGATCCTGGTGGAGAAACTGATCGCCGAAACTATGGTGATCCGCAAACTCGGCCTCGGATTGAAGCATCTGCCTTTGCTGAGGAACGTCGGCAAGACGGCCGTCGTCGCCGCATTCGCCGGGCTTGTTACCTATGTCGTGTATACGAATCTTAAGGATTATCTGCTCAGCGTCGGTGAGCATTTTGCTGCAGAAACGCTTCACACGACGCAGCTCGCCGCATTGAACTTTGTGGGCGGCAGCCTGGTGCTTCTGATCTCAGGATTGGTTTTTGTCCCTATCTATCTGATCGCCGCCAACCTGCTCGGTCTCATTGAAGACAGCGAGAAACAGGCCGTGATGAAGATGATTCGCCGGTTCATTCCTCGCCGCGGCGACGAGCCACTACCCGAAACGCGATGA